Proteins from one Argopecten irradians isolate NY chromosome 15, Ai_NY, whole genome shotgun sequence genomic window:
- the LOC138308690 gene encoding serine-rich adhesin for platelets-like yields the protein MVTIQYSSTTETTKVSSQQRKYLHHNERIYTTTKVSTQKRKYLRNNESIYATTKVSTLQRKYLHNSENIYTTTKVSTQQRKYLHNNESIYTTTKVSTQQRKYLHNNESIYTQTKVSTQQRKYLHNNESIYTTTKVSTQQRKYLHNNESIYTTTKVSTQQRKYLHNNESIYTTTKVSTQQRKYLHNNESIYTTTKVSTQQRKYLHNNESIYTTTKVSTQQRKYLHNNESIYTTTKVSTQQRKYLHKNESIYATTKVSTQQRKYLHNNESIYTTTKVSTQQRKYLHNNESIYTTTKVSTQQRKYLHNNESIYTKTKVSTQQTKVSTQQRKYLHNNESIYTTNESIYTTTKVSTQQRKYLHNNESIYTTTKVSTQQRKYLHNNESIYTTTKVSTQQRKYLHNNESIYTTTKVSTQQRKCLHNNERIYTTTKVSTQQRKSSELIKDKLVSCSQQINILQELRGFLFEVQP from the exons ATGGTGACAATACAATATAGCAGCACCACCGAAACAACGAAAGTGTCTTCACAACAACGAAAGTATCTACACCACAACGAAAGAATCTACACAACAACGAAAGTATCTACCCAAAAACGAAAGTATCTACGCAACAACGAAAGTATCTACGCAACAACGAAAGTATCTACACTACAACGAAAGTATCTACACAACAGCGAAAATATCTACACAACAACGAAAGTATCTACACAACAACGAAAGTATCTACACAACAACGAAAGTATCTACACAACAACGAAAGTATCTACACAACAACGAAAGTATCTACACAACAACGAAAGTATCTACACACAAACGAAAGTATCTACACAACAACGAAAGTATCTACACAACAACGAAAGTATCTACACAACAACGAAAGTATCTACACAACAACGAAAGTATCTACACAACAACGAAAGTATCTACACAACAACGAAAGTATCTACACAACAACGAAAGTATCTACACAACAACGAAAGTATTTACACAACAACGAAAGTATCTACACAACAACGAAAGTATCTACACAACAACGAAAGTATCTACACAACAACGAAAGTATCTACACAACAACGAAAGTATCTACACAACAACGAAAGTATCTACACAACAACGAAAGTATCTACACAACAACGAAAGTATCTACACAACAACGAAAGTATCTACACAACAACGAAAGTATCTACACAACAACGAAAGTATCTACACAAAAACGAAAGTATCTACGCAACAACGAAAGTATCTACACAACAACGAAAGTATCTACACAACAACGAAAGTATCTACACAACAACGAAAGTATCTACACAACAACGAAAGTATCTACACAACAACGAAAGTATCTACACAACAACGAAAGTATCTACACAACAACGAAAGTATCTACACAACAACGAAAGTATCTACACAAAAACGAAAGTATCTACACAACAAACGAAAGTATCTACACAACAACGAAAGTATCTACACAACAACGAAAGTATCTACACAACAAACGAAAGTATCTACACAACAACGAAAGTATCTACACAACAACGAAAGTATCTACACAACAACGAAAGTATCTACACAACAACGAAAGTATCTACACAACAACGAAAGTATCTACACAACAACGAAAGTATCTACACAACAACGAAAGTATCTACACAACAACGAAAGTATCTACACAACAACGAAAGTATCTACACAACAACGAAAGTATCTACACAACAACGAAAGTGTCTACACAACAACGAACGTATCTACACAACAACGAAAGTATCTACACAACAACGAAA ATCTTCAGAACTTATTAAAGACAAACTTGTTTCGTGTTCTCAACAGATCAACATACTACAGGAACTTCGGGGATTTCTTTTTGAAGTCCAGCCATGA
- the LOC138309672 gene encoding chymotrypsin-1-like, translated as MKRFVAMCLITFVACESGSHEINNRHMRSGLKVSRIINGEPADIRQYPWQASLRVIRSHVCGAVIVSPWTAITAAHCVLDFDSRKGLYTIQVGSSRLSKGGYVITVDDAIVHPKYKPSTHGYDLALLKFKRNIVKESRHLAKPVKILEDESNLHPVQACKITGWGRILKDNHVVPTDQLQVAQTALLDKDTCSRNFWGKTLGFDNICVYTRSNGACMGDSGGPLICNGRLVGITSWGHRSCSVKYPNVYTRVSPYRDWIMSKLWKLPLH; from the exons ATGAAACGTTTTGTAGCTATGTGTTTGATTACCTTCGTGG CGTGTGAAAGTGGCAGTCATGAAATCAACAATCGGCATATGCGAAGTGGATTGAAG GTTTCAAGGATTATAAATGGTGAACCCGCAGACATTCGTCAGTATCCATGGCAGGCCTCCCTACGGGTCATCAGGTCCCATGTTTGTGGAGCAGTAATCGTATCTCCATGGACAGCCATCACGGCAGCACATTGTGTTCTTGATTTTGA TTCCAGAAAAGGTCTGTATACAATTCAAGTAGGATCGAGTCGTCTTTCGAAGGGAGGATATGTTATTACTGTGGACGATGCTATTGTC cATCCCAAATACAAACCTTCAACTCATGGCTACGACTTAGCTTTACTAAAGTTCAAGCGGAATATAGTTAAGGAATCAAGACATCTGGCAAAACCTGTTAAAATCCTAGAAGATGAATCTAATCTCCATCCTGTCCAAGCATGCAAGATCACTGGATGGGGCAGAATCCTGAAAGATAACC ATGTGGTTCCTACGGATCAACTTCAGGTCGCACAGACAGCGTTATTAGATAAGGACACTTGCAGCAGAAACTTTTGGGGGAAAACACTCGGGTTCGACAACATTTGTGTATATACAAGGAGTAACGGAGCTTGTATG GGCGACAGTGGTGGACCTTTGATCTGTAATGGTAGACTGGTTGGTATAACGTCGTGGGGTCACAGAAGCTGTTCTGTGAAATATCCAAACGTATATACCCGGGTCAGTCCGTACCGGGACTGGATAATGAGTAAACTATGGAAGTTACCATTACACTGA